Below is a genomic region from Anoplolepis gracilipes chromosome 1, ASM4749672v1, whole genome shotgun sequence.
CTTCAGAAAACCCGCGAATACTTCATATTGCTTACGTTCACCCCATGGATGATATCATTATTCTCGATGATATCATTATGTAGACATTAATTGCAccgataatatcaaataagataatatcgATAAAGTGCTTTAGCTACTCGAactattttttcgaaattatcgTTGACTGTACTGACCATATACtgacaaaattgaaattaaagtaaaattgatacgtatataaatgtatcaaaTCTCGCAAGTCATTGGATGATTCCGCACATCATACTAATAAATGGATAATACTActgaattattattcaattattcttttaagtctatctttctattaaatattttttgttaatctaAAATGTGGTTTGTAAATGAGttctttgattatataatagtaagtataagtattttttcctttttacagTATTTCTACAATGTTTTTAAAgtactttaatgtaaattaagttTACAcgttaaaaaacatttcgatcttgatttaatagatttaatgaatttaattgacaaatttattcattttttttgttacgcgTTTGCTTTCTACATAACTGCTCGTGTAATCCATCAATTTTCGTAAAAGCTTTGCTTCGTAACTTATGATCTCGTAAGATCCGGTAAAGAGTTTTCAAACCATTTATTAGAAATCGTATGCTATTTGATACGATTCACAGTTCGTTAGCTTGGTCATACTCCAGAAGTTTCACGATTCGCAGGCAACGTACGATAATAATACCAGctccaaatattgataattgcaacgataacgataacaataatatctgCGGTAATCGTGATAGAaacattaatagaataattcgGCTATTGTTATCCGaacaattatcattaatagCATACTGATTATGATACTGCTAAAGttcaaattatgtaaaagaaaaaaatgttctttttttctaaatctaCTTACGTGTCATGATACTCTCACTGATATGCTCGAAGATAGATTCAAGGCAGCAGACCGTGTACATTTTCCGTGTCCATAACTAGAAGGTCGACTACATTCACTGGTACACCAGGTCACCCGATACTGCCTATAGATATATttcctgaaaaatatatcacatataatattagaaactaaattaatatacaattataatgttgtatattctataattaagaTCGTATATACGATTGAAAAGCAAATTAATCTTTGTCGTGTTTCCCAAtagaaatctttaaattttatttattatcgcgCTAGTGTTGATAAAAACTTGAactatctatattaataaattacatgaaGTCACTAACAACTTTCCTTAATGTATCGGCATTACAGATCGCgtgaatgtataaatatagatgACAACTTTAGTGAAAGTTGTCTCTATATAATTCAAGAGAGACATACAAATCTGTTTAATGACTTGTGTGCTCGCAggactattattttaatcgcgatttagtcttatattatttattttacaaatggatTAAAAGATCCAGATGTGATGAAGCTTATATACGTAAGTATATTACGGGAAACGGTTATCGtcgatttatttcttcttctaacgatttttctaacaaaaataaaacggaaaaaaacattaatgcaACGGCAGCGTGCAAAGTCGCGGTAAATCAAATAGAAGCAAAACGGAAAATTGTATTGAAAATAGATATTGGGACAATTGTAAACCGTTGAACATTGTTTCGATATAACAATATGCGTCACTTGCATCTCCATTGAAGATAAACGATTGTACGTGGAACAAGTCAATCGTGAATTGCAACAGAAATCGAAGTCTCGCGATGTGAAATTTTCCTACATATATTctatggaaaataaaattattatatttattttttatatataatataaatatacatataaatatgtataaatatataagtatgtctaatatttaatttttttattattatttagctatatagtaatatttcaagtaatatttcaatattttttaattatcgctCGCATACCCGTTGTTATATGcatgtatgaaatatatatatatatatgtatttacattatacatgtatatgtattattttaattaaatttatataattttctaattaaagaaGCAACGCAATTAATTACttctgatattattattcgcatgtaatatttcgtaaacttataacgattaaaaatctttgaagATTGTAATCtcctctaaaatatttaatatatttaataaaattattatattcattatataatttaatttgtattatattttataatgaaatttttatgacaacaaaagaaaaattaaataaatattccatcTGTATAACATTAACACAAATTACTCAATAATGGATAATTACGcgtattattttactaatacataataatatattttgatattcttATCTAATAACCATCGAAGATTTAACAgtagaaaaaatgaaattatttcttgcaatggaagaaacaatttattcaaatatttttaatcgtcataagtttacgaaatatttcatgCAAACAATAATATCGGAAGTAATTAATTGCGTTGCTTCTTTGTCGTAGCTTTATCATATCAAACCGCAGATTCCACTAAAAGCTATAAAACTGAATCGTTACCATCTCAttgctttataataaatactttgcTTACTTATTCGCATTGTTATATAGACGCGGTGAGATTGCGGTTAGTTTCTTGTTATTTACTGCACAAGGCGTTACCACATTTTCTGTTGCTCTCTAATGCATTAGTATCTGATTCTTtgatgcataaaataatacggTACTCATTCCGGAAAAGACTCCTTTATAATTGTCAAAGCAAAACAATATTCCGTATTTTCGATTATTAAGTCCATTTTAAACAATCTAATGTGTAATTTGCGACagaattcaatttataattctacgTATCGTATATCGCAATACATGATTTAGCCTGCATTTTGAAATTGCATTTATACCAGTCATAACGaatggattattttttaaatataaattacgttccctacacacacacacacacacacacacacacacacacacacacacacacacacacgcacacacacacgcacacgcacacgcccACGCaaacgcacacgcacacgcacacgcacacgcacacgcacacgcacacgcacacgcacacgcacacgcacacgcacacgcacacgcacacgcacacgcacacgcacacgcacacgcacacgcacaagCACAAGCACACagacacgcacacacacacacatacacacatacaaacacaCAAACGAAATGATGTCGATGTTGACCTAGATCCATTGTGAAAAGTCAATCAAAGCAATTTTACGCTGTCGAATATAACGCATGTGTCGACAGAATTAATTGCTTAGCGTCCACGATCAATTAATCGATAACGGTGATTTTAGATTGTGCGGAGGTGCTTCGCACCGACCGCGGTGTTCATCGTCCTAACATTGTTAGGCGAATTCGACCGAAGTGTGGCCGAGCGATGGTCACGACAAGTCTCTAATAGCGAATGGATCCCCTTGGCTAATCCAAGGGCTGTTCAACTACCACAGAACAATGCAGGAAACGGCCTTCTGTTAGCCAGCAGCACGCATCTAGCAAATCCGATTCAATCACTTGCATTACCGCCCGCTCTTCAGCAGCAATACCAGGAACAGCTGATTCAGCTGCAAAAAACACAGGAGAGTATTCAAAAGCTCCTACTGCTGCAACAACAGCTCAAGGCTCAGCAGCAACTTCTTCAGGTATAACGTCTTAGTTTCTTAGTTTATTATACcaacaattaataagttataagTAAGAAATACTTGATaccatttattaattagtttcttttttttttatataaattttttcatataacttATTTAGTctactttttataatgtataaaaaagctTGAGCtatgaagaaatataaaaaaataactcataaaaacttaaaaaaaaaaaagttttttttttatataagaaacaattaaaagttaataaagcTAATAACAAAGATTTCCTCATTAAACGCGTTTTCTTTGACCTatggattatttattaaatttgacgatcattgaaaaatttgtaagatGTCGGTCGGTTTTCTTTtgcttaatttttcaaattgattTTTGTGCAAACAGTCCCAGACATTCTTGCCTGGCGCTGAAGACGAGAAGCAGGCACTGCCGCCGAGTTCCTTAGGCAATTTGCAAACGGCACCCGAGTCCGTAGCGCAAGAAGCTTTAGTTCCGCCGCAACCATCCTCTGAAGCGCTTCCACCAGTATTTTCTGctcaaaatttctttattcgaAGACCGGGACAAGTCCATCAAAATCTGAATAATAATCAGCAACTATCAAACTTACCTGCTCAGGGTCAAGTTGTACTGCAACACGGTGATGATACGCGAGAAGGATCTCATACTTATGTAACGAAACAAGGAAGTCAAAGACCCGACGGAAAACGTCTAAAAGAACGACCAAGTCCAGGATCGCAATCTCCTTTAATCGAAAGCAATGAGGAAGAGGTTTgtaaaaagatgaaataaaatgagtaAAATCAACAACGATTCGCTCTCTTTCAAAACGCGTGATTTAACAAGTATTGAGTTCATTTAGATTGATTTCTATTTGcacatttttgcaatattatctGACTATCGTCAGATCAAACAGAATTAGAgcgtaaatgaaatatataagatacgcACATTAATGGAGCTAAAGGAGAAATTAAGTAAAGCGATAAATTGATCcggttttttattgttagatgaaattaaatacataatagtataatagtaattaatttcacCAAATTTTagagttttagtaaaaaagtatgtagattaaatcttgattttaatttaaaccgTAATTACTTACACAcactttgatttatataattgatataatttaaatataatcattatgcaacaaaataaatataatgcaataaaaattaattttaattaaatcaatgttTACGATGTTATTaggtaataatatacaataatattaattaatgaatattagaCCAAAAAGTCGCTAAGCTGGTAATTCAATTCGTTAcacattcaatattaaattattcaataatctaTAAACCAAGGATTAGACACatatatactaacaataattgtaatattttgtaggTTCAACTAGTGTACGTTCCGGCAGAAACTTTGGCGCAAACAGGACAACTAAAAAGGGGTCGCGGGAGAAAGCAATATCCCGTTCGTCAACAGTATCATCAGCGAGAGAATCAAAGAAACGTCGAACAAACTTCGCTCTCTCCCGATCAAGAAACCTATGCGCGGCAGGTGTTGCAGCAGATTCAGAAAGAGCACGAAGAGAAGGCGCAATTTTTAAAGGAGGAGCgtgtaaaagaattttctagATTGAACGAAGAGCAGAAGGCACTCGAGCAAAAGGCGCGATTGCAACAGGAGGCTTTTCAAAGAGAACAAGAACTCTTGCGGCTGAAAGAAGCCGAGAAGAAACAGAAGGAGTTGGAAAAATTGGAAGAAATAGCGAGACAACGAGAATTGGAACGATTACGTGAAGTAAGAGAAAAGCAGAGGCAGGAGGAACTCGAACGACGACGACTCGCTGAACTTCGCGCTAAGGAAGAAAGCAGAGAGCGTGAAGAGAAACAAAAGCAGTTGGAACAGCAGAGGATTCTGGAAGGAACCAATTTCCAACAAAACGCTCAAGCTCAAGCTCTGATTCGTGAGCAACCCCATCGCCAGCATCTCGTGGACGGCACTAGGGTGAAGAAAATCCGTGGTAGACAACGTCAACGGGTTAATCAATATCAAGAACAGCCAAACTACCACGAAGTCACGACCACGCCGTCACCTAATCAACCTCCTCTCTCTGTTTACATGGGCAGTCCCAGCTCTAATCTAGAATCCGTCAAAGTCACCGATGTTTTGAAGATATTGAAAGACGCGAAAACCATTGCCGTTCTGGATAATGTCGGCCCCAGTGCTCCACAGGTCTTCGTGGGTCCGTCAAATCTGGATCCTCCTTTCGGTTACGCCAAGTTCGATCTTCCCTATCTGTCGGCGATCGATCACAATAGAGTGGAGCGCAAGGTGGACAAATTACCTTTCTTTGTAGCTCCGTTGAGCTTCGATCCGCCACCAGGTTACGCTAAGATTCCGTTCCCTGCGCCGCATATCGGTTCGGTCGTGGTCAACACCCTATCGGACACGTCTTCGGATTCAAACGCACAAGAAGACGAACAGAATCCTAGTCCTACGTCGTTGATCGAACCGAATTCTTACAACAATGCCGATCAAAGCGAATCCATCGCTACTACCACGCCTTACGAATCCTCGACCCCTCAGAACTTTTCCCCAGAATCCAGCAGTGCGAAGTACGAATCATCGTCATCAGGTTCCAGATTTAGATTCAGACAGTATTACGATAATAACCCGACCTCCGTAATCAGCACGTCATATTACGATGAACATTCGAAGACGAAGCCAAAGCAGCCTTACTACGAGCAAGAATCCAAACCGATTACTCATCCTCCCAAATTTGACACGACGGATAGCTATAGACAAGAGATATCTTATTCTAACACGCCAAGTTTTCAGGACGAAACGGTAAGTCCGCATGATCCTTTCACGAAGAAACAAGACCAGGCAGCTCATCAATTGGCGCTCATTAATCAGGAGCTTGCCCAGCAAAAATATAACACTGCCGTACAATATCACTTCCAGGCTAATCTAGGTGAATCGTACGACGCCAATGACGTCAGAGCGCCAGTTGGACCGACGCAATATAGCTTACCAGCAGAATTACCGCCGATTTCCCCGCATCTACCGGGCTTAGTAAACTCATTATTGGATAAACAAGAGGAAAATCTTCCTGTCGTTTCGACGCCGCCACCAACGACCACCACGCCATTAACGACAACAGCTCCTCGTGTAAGCTCCACGACTTACAGGCCTCGAGCAAGGTAAGCGTATATATTCagatatgtgtatgtgtgatatcaaatatatatcattaatttataactttttgcataacaatttttgtaagatagtttttcttgtataaaatatttcttttcctttatttaaattattccgaTTTTATcatacacttttatattttgtattcaaGATGATGCATATCGTAATATATCgaacataaaattttctcatataaaaattccacGTAAAACTCTCTTTTATgctatctaaatataaataaaacatctaAAATGTCTGTATAACatcaataacaatttttggATTTTGTCATGAATTTCAACATgacattaatgtattatagaaatatgtatatcaaatcGTATTTACACAGGGGCAGAACCGTACCTACGAGACCCAAAACAACTCAGACACCTAATAACAAAACCGATAAAGCACGAAGACCGACGTACAACAGATCTAAATCTAGATTTTCGACTACTACGGAGGATTATCACGAGACCTCTTACGAACCAACGAAAGGAAAAATACCAGAGACCACGCAAAAGTATAACGCAATAGAACACAGAAGACCAACTCCCAGAACGCAGAAATACAAAAATCGAGATAGAGCGAATTCTCAGTCGGTAcgattaatctttaatctctctctttctgattTTGAAATCTTAGATTTCACGGGAAACATAAAGTATCCGTTAATATGTAAACATtatcgttttaatttatttagattcAAACTCACCAAGTGGCCAGCTATGAGAATTATTCAACGCAAAGTGATTCAGAAAACAATGCATCTCCCGATGTATTCTCGCCGACACGTGCATCCACCTCCAAATTCCACCAAAAGGAAACCTCTCTGTCGGGAGTAAGCGATTATACTCGTGAGAATTATCCATCGACCACTCCCACACAGACCGAAAATTACCCGCTCTTGCGCGAGATACAGCACAGCACGTTAATGTCCGACGATTACTCCAAGAGTCAAAATTACCCGCAAAATCATCCTCAAGCTGTGCGCTATCATCAGGATGCTACATACAATCAAAACGGCGCCTTCGAACAATCGAGACTCGAACAGGCTCCGGTAAAtggatttaattatcaaattacaaATGAGAATTCACCAAATCAGAATATTCCCCAGAGACAGCAAGAGTATTCGCGTTATCAGGAAAATGCCAACTACAATCTGGCCATCACGGAAGATCCGCGAATCAGACCTGGCGAGGAACATCGATATTCTCCAATTTACGAGGTCAACGCGGCGCAAATTCAACCGGATAACATTGGTGGACAGAATTCGTTCCGCAATATTAACGACGGCAAGATCGAGGACGGCGCGATAGAAGCTGATCCGAGTGCATCGCCGATTTTTATTCCGCTCCAGCAAAGCAAACAAGAAGACTACGAGTTGCAGATTCCCTCTACAGAGGCATCTATTATCGAAGTATATATgtgaaattgatattattaatacctAGACGTTTTGCATACGAATGCTtcaattaaaatgcatttcttagaggcattattatatatagaagattttgtagaatttcattgaaattttacaaaagatgcaataaataataattaattgttaaaatcttacatttaaaaaaattttctcattttgacacaaatgaaaaaaataagttgccatatagaaataatataatattgcaatattatgtGCACGAATGTGTTTTCCtacatatatttagtattcagatatttttctacaaatagTAGCTATTCGAATGAATCTTACCCGACGTTGCTcaggttttttatattttatttgtgaaaatgtaaaaatctaataacaacaataaaattaatgcataGTGATATGAGGcgagttttttaattcatcaatTGACTCGCccataatttaaattcatttagaTTCATTTTGCCTTGCTAcactaaatatatacatgtattattgcAACAtgactaatttattattctaaagcTCTGCgatacacaatattttttattttcctggggcaaaaatgtataaatattttaacgtacCTACTTTTCTGGAACAAACAATATATAGTTGACTGTGGGAAAAGCATAgacttatttaaattatcacaaaGTGTcaagaagaaagaggaaatTATGATCGGATATCCAATAtgatagtttatattttacacagaATTCTAGAGAATAACTACCCGAAATTTAATCCAGATTCGTCAAAGAGTTTAGGAACTTATAGGGAACATACAAACagacattctatatatatttataaactatagatttataatatatttttttatgtaatatttaaatatcacattttaattgttttcattttAGATTCCTACGACCAGCACGACCACTCCAGCGCCTGTAATAATACGTCAGCGAGTTCGAGGTCGATTAAGTGGTCGCACTCATCAGGATTCCGCGATTCAAACGCGACCTCGAGGTTCCCAGGACGAATATGTTCGTTTCAGCGTCGTGAATCACGATTCCAGTCGCGGTTCGAGTCACAGAAACCGCGATGGATCGAGGACGAAAGTACGCGCACGCCCGCAAAATCACGGATCGCAAGTGCAGACTGAGGGTAacgaatatataaagatacacGCTCAGCAGCAGAGGTTGATCGCCACTACTACACCGTCCACAACGACAACTACAACCACGACCGCCCGCACTGAGGAAGAAGACGTCGATTATGGATTTATAAGGCCGCCGAGCTTCCGTCCGGTGCAACCGGTGCATCCGCTGGATAACAGATTCCAAACACCCGTTACATACAGACCTGCTTTATCCGAAGTACGTTTCTCACaatgtatagaaaaaagaaaaatgtgtagtttcaaaaatataaattagttataGAGTTTAATgttcaattaaatttcaagCAACTGTCATATTTCAATTAGAATCTGTACTAATTTGGacaaaatatttgctttatttttcaaaaatatagcttttacaaaaaaatattatgaaaaactaTTTCACATTTCACAAACTATCTATCTTTATGacataaatcatattttcgcAATTTTAAACGACTAAAGACTCATTCTTGTAATCTTTCAATTATCCAGGATAAAATTCTCACctattaaagataaatgtagttaatttttttgcagatttctgttataatttatatagtttattacatatacatatacacacttATTATCAGTtaacatatatcatataattttatgattttatctattatattctatCGATGTTTTGTTGTAtacgttaattatttatttattttttattaaaaagcacataaagttttttaatttattttttttaatatcatctctctttagatattttaaagtaagaCTATTGTGTAACTCATCAATCTTTTCCTCAAtcatctaaaatttttcaatattttcaatattacacaAAAGTCACTTTTCACGAACACATTATGAAACTTTTGTGTGAAACACTTCATCAATCTTCCCGTCAGCGTACTATATCGCACGGGAAGCATTAATAAATGCGAATAAACACGTTGCAGATACAGCATATAATATCCAACGACGAGACAGCAGTGGAATCGAGCCCGAGTCATGTTTTGAAGAATCGtccgaaatataataatcagatACCTACTCGCCATCCGACCACGAAAATATTCACTACAACGACGGAAACTATACCTGTTGCAACGGTGTTGCCAGAAAGCACCGTATATACAGTGAAACCAAAAACGAAACCAGACGAATCGAAACAAACGAGGATACGAGGAAGAATCCGTCGACCGGGAAAAAAACGCACGGAATCCGGTCTCGAGGCAAACAACGAACTACCACTGGACGAAAACTATCCTCGAATAACGCCGGAACAACTGCCAGTGACAAGACAACAATCTCTTTACGATGATAATTTCGATGTGCCGCAATTCGTGCCAAATCAGAATCGACCGACTCAGTTCTACGAGGAGAATAGCGAAAACGTAAGTAAATTCTCTAATCGTGActcgctttaaaaaaaaaaagaaatgtcattaatagaaagaattattcaattattaatagatataattagttaattatttataatttatatgtataattaaaactaaaatttttcttttattcaaaactTAAATGATAATGAAAATCTGTTACgctattgcaatattaattttatatttatatttaaacttaatttttaatatttttttaaaagatgcgATTACTTCTCTCTGAACTACTCAAATGTAACGCACGCATGTATGTTTTCAGTATCCACAGGAATTTATTCTAAACTTTGGTAATCCGCCGGAGCAGGTTTCACGAGAGGAATATGATCAGACCCAACTGGCCAGTATTCCATCAAGTAAGTATAGTCATTCGGATCGCGTGAGCGGACACCCTGGCGGTGACATTTATGGTGCCGAGAGTCAATGGTCTACGAAGCTGTCGAAAACATCGTTCCAACCGAGTTTCGCCTCGAATCGCGTGGCCGACGAGTCGAAAAGGGAACGGAGCAGGATTCACGACGATCAGGAAAACGGAAACGCGCCCGAGATTATTACGGCCGCGCCGGAAGTGCCTTCGGGTGTGACGGTGGTCGTTTCTTCTGACTATCAGAAATCACCGAACAAAGCCGGCGATTCGGACGCAATGATGGATGGTGCTGTTTTCGGAATGAAGACGAATGCGCAGGATCACACAGAGAAATTGAATGCTACAACGGCTTCAATGACGGCGGTATTTCAGGATCGAATCCAAAGCGATAAGGAAATGTCATTCGATGCGCAGAGTTGGATGAGAGACAAGGAAAATAATTCTACGGAACAGACAGACGATGacacaaagataaaaaaaatcactgaGCCTCTTACCGGTAGAAAGGTAAAAAAGATTGtatctgaaaattaattttttatccattagtaaaataatatatttttatatgataaatattttcaatctatctacaaattcaaaataattgtattttctcc
It encodes:
- the LOC140671941 gene encoding uncharacterized protein isoform X1, with the translated sequence MIVRRCFAPTAVFIVLTLLGEFDRSVAERWSRQVSNSEWIPLANPRAVQLPQNNAGNGLLLASSTHLANPIQSLALPPALQQQYQEQLIQLQKTQESIQKLLLLQQQLKAQQQLLQSQTFLPGAEDEKQALPPSSLGNLQTAPESVAQEALVPPQPSSEALPPVFSAQNFFIRRPGQVHQNLNNNQQLSNLPAQGQVVLQHGDDTREGSHTYVTKQGSQRPDGKRLKERPSPGSQSPLIESNEEEVQLVYVPAETLAQTGQLKRGRGRKQYPVRQQYHQRENQRNVEQTSLSPDQETYARQVLQQIQKEHEEKAQFLKEERVKEFSRLNEEQKALEQKARLQQEAFQREQELLRLKEAEKKQKELEKLEEIARQRELERLREVREKQRQEELERRRLAELRAKEESREREEKQKQLEQQRILEGTNFQQNAQAQALIREQPHRQHLVDGTRVKKIRGRQRQRVNQYQEQPNYHEVTTTPSPNQPPLSVYMGSPSSNLESVKVTDVLKILKDAKTIAVLDNVGPSAPQVFVGPSNLDPPFGYAKFDLPYLSAIDHNRVERKVDKLPFFVAPLSFDPPPGYAKIPFPAPHIGSVVVNTLSDTSSDSNAQEDEQNPSPTSLIEPNSYNNADQSESIATTTPYESSTPQNFSPESSSAKYESSSSGSRFRFRQYYDNNPTSVISTSYYDEHSKTKPKQPYYEQESKPITHPPKFDTTDSYRQEISYSNTPSFQDETVSPHDPFTKKQDQAAHQLALINQELAQQKYNTAVQYHFQANLGESYDANDVRAPVGPTQYSLPAELPPISPHLPGLVNSLLDKQEENLPVVSTPPPTTTTPLTTTAPRVSSTTYRPRARGRTVPTRPKTTQTPNNKTDKARRPTYNRSKSRFSTTTEDYHETSYEPTKGKIPETTQKYNAIEHRRPTPRTQKYKNRDRANSQSIQTHQVASYENYSTQSDSENNASPDVFSPTRASTSKFHQKETSLSGVSDYTRENYPSTTPTQTENYPLLREIQHSTLMSDDYSKSQNYPQNHPQAVRYHQDATYNQNGAFEQSRLEQAPVNGFNYQITNENSPNQNIPQRQQEYSRYQENANYNLAITEDPRIRPGEEHRYSPIYEVNAAQIQPDNIGGQNSFRNINDGKIEDGAIEADPSASPIFIPLQQSKQEDYELQIPSTEASIIEIPTTSTTTPAPVIIRQRVRGRLSGRTHQDSAIQTRPRGSQDEYVRFSVVNHDSSRGSSHRNRDGSRTKVRARPQNHGSQVQTEGNEYIKIHAQQQRLIATTTPSTTTTTTTTARTEEEDVDYGFIRPPSFRPVQPVHPLDNRFQTPVTYRPALSEIQHIISNDETAVESSPSHVLKNRPKYNNQIPTRHPTTKIFTTTTETIPVATVLPESTVYTVKPKTKPDESKQTRIRGRIRRPGKKRTESGLEANNELPLDENYPRITPEQLPVTRQQSLYDDNFDVPQFVPNQNRPTQFYEENSENYPQEFILNFGNPPEQVSREEYDQTQLASIPSSKYSHSDRVSGHPGGDIYGAESQWSTKLSKTSFQPSFASNRVADESKRERSRIHDDQENGNAPEIITAAPEVPSGVTVVVSSDYQKSPNKAGDSDAMMDGAVFGMKTNAQDHTEKLNATTASMTAVFQDRIQSDKEMSFDAQSWMRDKENNSTEQTDDDTKIKKITEPLTGRKTRRRRVRVRVRPVTKDDFVTAESQHFNSAVNSLIQDKDLNKYNSVHESKSTLQPVTIATTTIATETTRKSLLQDFLEEMLKNDEVSIPTRVTLITELPDRTILTPTTTPITTPYVPFNNGEVTTLKDDYTQTGATLTSNTDEERVTMANKSLTGWKNDTKETISETSEQTVRLSQEETKAQKEAKSQEYWDKNSQEDKSEDNLENVEIYSQNYNLPSNYPDNSEKEFEDTIAELTNFPKEQIQKLSAINKGKEHIMTLKRHEENVKKNNAHPKNHRSKWSEVRYPLNLDKSPSTLKPQVTTPIPGIVTRNEGDSNVKTLSDYVKAIFDSMKSAENQQEVEEIAKVVEAKNEIPERADQIIGTTDSSRDIFTTQHINIEDNVTNPEEAQGITETTMKENIIFETTTLIPDTITNTAVSSEETVITEPSTTTSTTKTSIRRAADTVIRANSTQMLGKVLRTSTTTKVSHMTEICYRGRCVMTRPKMDDDMQR